A single genomic interval of Dromiciops gliroides isolate mDroGli1 chromosome 1, mDroGli1.pri, whole genome shotgun sequence harbors:
- the LOC122736040 gene encoding LOW QUALITY PROTEIN: 60S ribosomal protein L14-like (The sequence of the model RefSeq protein was modified relative to this genomic sequence to represent the inferred CDS: inserted 2 bases in 1 codon), which produces MVFKPYVEIVRVAYISFKPHEGKLIAIMYVINQNQALVDGPCSGVPRQAMPFKCMQLIDFVLKFPHSAHQKYIWDAWEKENXNTMQKWNATRWAKKIEARERKAKMTDFGHYKIMKAKKMRNRIIKHEVKKLQKAATQKGSPKQGAAQKALASTVSAKKIPSKKVEGQKAVCGQKAPTKKGASQKAPAQKVPTQKALTQKAAAPKAKK; this is translated from the exons ATGGTGTTCAAGCCCTATGTAGAAATTGTCCGGGTGGCCTACATTTCCTTCAAGCCACACGAAGGCAAGCTCATAGCTATCATGTATGTAATCAATCAGAACCAGGCTTTGGTGGATGGCCCATGCAGTGGAGTGCCGAGGCAGGCCATGCCATTTAAATGTATGCAGCTTATAGACTTCGTTCTCAAGTTCCCCCACAGTGCTCATCAGAAGTATATTTGGGATGCctgggagaaagaaaa aaatacaatgcAAAAATGGAATGCCACAAGATGGGCCAAGAAGATTGAAGCCAGAGAAAGGAAAGCCAAGATGACAGATTTTGGTCATTATAAAATCATGAAGGCTAAGAAGATGAGAAACAGAATTATCAAGCATGAAGTGAAGAAGCTGCAGAAGGCAGCCACCCAGAAGGGCTCTCCCAAGCAGGGAGCTGCCCAGAAGGCTCTGGCCTCAACAGtctctgccaagaagatcccCTCAAAGAAGGTTGAGGGTCAGAAGGCAGTCTGCGGCCAGAAGGCCCCCACCAAGAAGGGAGCCTCTCAGAAGGCACCTGCTCAGAAAGTACCAACTCAGAAGGCTCTAACCCAGAAAGCAGCTGCTCCCAAGGCCAAAAAATAA